From Corvus cornix cornix isolate S_Up_H32 chromosome 6, ASM73873v5, whole genome shotgun sequence, one genomic window encodes:
- the LOC104696802 gene encoding neuropeptide Y receptor type 4-2-like encodes MNKTRAVNDVFHFLSSKNWSSSRSFPMNISNQCMNITDLTVFLATSYSLETVLGIVGNICLIAVIARQKEKANVTNILISNLIISDLFMCLVCLPFTVVYTMMDYWIFGEVMCKMTSFTQCTTVTVSILSLVLIALERHQLIINPTGWRPNTSQAYLGIGVIWTLACLMSLPFLTTSVLSNELYEQLSHFMNFSTDKAICINSWPSEQHKLIYTTTLLLLQYCIPLFFIILCYLRIYLRLQKRKDMFEKSEYSNRAVQLRRINILLASMVAAFAVCWLPLHVFNTIVDWNYKIISPCHHNLIFSLCHLVAMASTCVNPVIYGFLNSNFKKEVKSLILSCQHNSVTASTEEYDHLPLSTMQTEISKGSLMLNCRHNSI; translated from the coding sequence ATGAATAAGACAAGGGCTGTTAAtgatgtttttcatttcctgagCAGCAAGAACTGGAGCTCAAGCCGAAGCTTTCCTATGAACATTTCTAATCAGTGCATGAACATCACTGACCTTACTGTCTTTCTGGCCACCTCTTACAGCTTGGAGACTGTTCTGGGCATTGTGGGAAACATCTGTCTGATTGCTGTCATTgccaggcagaaggaaaaggccAATGTCACCAATATCCTAATTTCCAACTTAATAATTTCAGACTTGTTTATGTGTCTTGTCTGCCTGCCTTTCACCGTTGTTTACACCATGATGGACTACTGGATATTTGGAGAAGTCATGTGCAAAATGACCTCTTTCACTCAGTGCACAACGGTAACAGTGTCAATCCTTTCCCTTGTCCTTATTGCTCTAGAAAGACACCAGCTCATCATAAACCCCACTGGCTGGAGGCCAAATACCTCCCAAGCCTATCTAGGAATTGGAGTAATTTGGACTTTAGCATGTCTCATGTCCCTACCCTTTCTGACCACATCCGTGTTGTCTAATGAGTTGTATGAGCAGCTCTCACACTTCATGAATTTTTCCACTGATAAGGCAATATGTATCAACTCGTGGCCTTCTGAGCAGCATAAACTTATCTACACTACCACTTTACTGCTCTTGCAGTATTGCATCCCTCTGTTCTTCATTATCCTTTGCTACCTGCGTATCTACTTACGCCTGCAGAAGAGGAAGGACATGTTCGAGAAGAGTGAGTACAGCAACCGAGCAGTCCAGCTGAGAAGGATAAACATTTTGTTAGCGTCCATGgttgctgcttttgctgtttgctgGCTACCACTGCATGTTTTCAACACCATCGTGGACTGGAATTACAAAATCATTTCGCCTTGCCACCACAACCTGATCTTCTCATTGTGCCACCTGGTAGCTATGGCTTCCACCTGTGTCAACCCTGTTATCTATGGTTTCCTAAACAGCAACTTCAAAAAAGAAGTGAAGTCACTGATTCTGAGCTGCCAGCATAATTCAGTAACTGCCTCAACGGAAGAATATGATCATTTGCCTTTATCCACCATGCAGACCGAAATTTCCAAAGGCTCTCTGATGTTGAACTGCAGACACAATTCTATTTaa